The proteins below are encoded in one region of Phaseolus vulgaris cultivar G19833 chromosome 1, P. vulgaris v2.0, whole genome shotgun sequence:
- the LOC137815879 gene encoding uncharacterized protein gives MRTTRQSSMRAESGDLTMQQVMDMVQGLQEAMAVSKVEQERMQADLATSQARNEELCRANEELRRGLHNNSGLREADESECFTPPREFSMPFSQSILEAVIPNTFVGPKVTFTGMEDPEAHLTAFHTQMMLVGGSDAVRCKLFMSTLTGMAMDWFISLPDGHITSFAQLSQLFREQYLANRAPPLVSYDLFDVKQYQGETLKEYINRFGAHVVKVGTTKEPMIVYAFRKGVCPGPFCESIIRNRPRTFAEIRRRAVEHIATEGEVCEKRTSVAPTRPRAPSCAQSARINETAMGRKNQERRRPYEARRPQPRGQAEGNRPAREGNRPIRRNFVVELKDLIAVPIIADRLRPPVKTDKVLGPHKDSWCEFHEAFGHHINNCLALGHQLDELVKNGFLKDYLVGSATASALAVPEEDQAHEMPIHGEVHTISGGFLGGGPTTSQRKRYVRTVNSVAEEGSDGPWETYLVFTKADLRDVVPHDNDPVVISVVTTGRKVHRVLEWITLN, from the coding sequence ATGAGAACCACCAGGCAAAGTTCGATGCGCGCTGAGAGTGGAGACCtgaccatgcagcaggtcatggataTGGTGCAGGGATTGCAGGAGGCAATGGCGGTATCGAAGGTtgaacaagaacgcatgcaggcggatctcgcgaCGTCTCAGGCGAGAAATGAGGAGCTCTGTCGTgcgaatgaggagttgcgccgggggTTGCACAACAACTCAGGGCTACGCGAGGCAGATGAGAGCGAGTGCTTCACTCCACCAAGGGAATTCTCTATGCCGTTCTCGCAGTCGATTCTGGAGGCGGTAATTCCTAACACGTTCGTAGGTCCTAAGGTGACCTTCACTGGGATGGAAGATCCCGAGgcacatctcactgcgttccacacgcagatgatgctggtaggcggctccgacgccgtgaggtgcaagctcttcatgagcactctgactggcatggccatggactggttcatcagccttccagatggccatatcacatctttcgcACAACTTTCTCAGTTATTCAGGGAGCAGTACCTAGCAAACAGGGCTCCACCACTAGTCTCGTATGActtgtttgacgtgaagcagtatcaaggcgagaccttgaaggagtatatcaatcgctttgGCGCTCAtgtggtgaaggttggcaccacgAAGGAGCCCATGATTGTCTATGCATTCAGAAAGGGGGTGTGCCCTGGGCCTTTCTGCGAATcgatcattcgcaaccgccctcgAACTTTCGCTGAGATAAGGCGTCGTGCTGTGGAACACATCGCCACTGAGGGCgaggtgtgcgagaagcgcACAAGTGTTGCACCCACACGCCCGAGAGCACCGTCGTGTGCACAATCTGCCAGGATTAACGAGACAGCAATGGGAAGGAAGAACCAGGAGAGGAGACGCCCTTACGAGGCGAGGAGGCCCCAACCTAGGGGTCAAGCAGAGGGAAACAGACCGGCAAGGGAAGGGAATAGGCCGATAAGGCGCAATTTCGTGGTGGAGCTTAAAGATCTTATTGCTGTGCCAATtatagctgacaggttgaggccaccagtgAAGACAGATAAAGTGTTGGGACCTCACAAAGACtcgtggtgcgagttccacgaggcatTTGGGCACCACATCAACAACTGCTTGGCGCTGGGCCATCAGTTAGATGAACTGGTGAAGAATGGCTTTCTCAAGGATTACCTGGTCGGGTCTGCTACGGCATCGGCCTTGGCAGTGCCAGAGGAAGATCAGGCACATGAGATGCCAATCCACGGAGAAGTACACACCATCTCTGGTGGCTTTTTAGGAGGAGGGCCCACTACCTCTCAGCGCAAGAGGTATGTGAGGACAGTGAATTCAGTTGCTGAAGAAGGTTCAGACGGCCCATGGGAGACATATTTGGTGTTCACGAAAGCTGATCTACGTGATGTCGTCccccatgacaatgaccccgtggtcatttcggttgtcacaaCTGGGAGAAAGGTGCATAGAGTGTTAGAATGGAtaactttaaactag